In Syntrophales bacterium, a single window of DNA contains:
- the tolB gene encoding Tol-Pal system beta propeller repeat protein TolB, translating into MNEPVHPRAKITISAFLLFLLLLAPAPVQALVYLDIDSPAFHKYPIAVADFRPGTAGPGSDRLSQDLADRLGRYLDVTGFFNVISRKAFLEDPRKAGLLPGTFRYDDWSAIGTEFLVKGSFKVTGADLDIEARLFDVVKGQVIVAKGYTGNKDKPEVLLRLLASDILVALTGEGGVFDTRIAFVMKSKGKADLYSVLFDGTERQRLTSHQSIIHSPRWSPDGSKLAFTSYKESNPDLYILDVVTRRIRKILDYRGINLSGSWSPDSRRLLVTLSKDGNEEIYILDTATYMSRRITFSSSIDISPAWSPDGGRIAFVSNRAGSPQIYLMNADGSNVRRLTYEGRYNTSPSWSPKGKRIAFEGMAGGRFQIFTIDEDGSNLLQLTFDRGDNESPSWSPDGRYIVFSSRSGGGRILVMNVNGTNVRTLQDGGGASPSWSPRLK; encoded by the coding sequence ATGAACGAACCGGTCCATCCCCGCGCAAAAATTACGATATCGGCGTTCCTACTCTTCCTCCTGCTCCTTGCTCCCGCTCCGGTCCAGGCGCTGGTCTACCTGGACATCGATTCCCCCGCTTTCCATAAGTACCCGATCGCCGTGGCCGATTTCAGGCCCGGGACGGCCGGTCCCGGATCGGACCGATTGTCGCAGGATCTGGCGGACCGGCTGGGGCGTTACCTGGATGTGACGGGTTTCTTCAACGTTATCTCCCGGAAGGCCTTTCTGGAGGATCCCCGGAAGGCGGGTCTTCTCCCCGGTACATTCCGGTATGACGACTGGTCTGCCATCGGCACCGAGTTCCTGGTCAAGGGGTCCTTCAAGGTCACAGGAGCGGACCTCGACATCGAGGCCCGTCTTTTTGATGTCGTAAAAGGGCAGGTCATCGTGGCCAAGGGCTACACGGGAAACAAGGACAAGCCCGAGGTGCTGCTCAGGCTTCTCGCGTCGGATATTCTGGTCGCCCTCACCGGGGAAGGGGGTGTGTTCGATACGAGAATCGCCTTCGTCATGAAGTCGAAGGGGAAGGCGGATCTCTACTCGGTCCTTTTCGACGGTACCGAGCGGCAGCGTCTGACGAGCCATCAGAGCATCATCCATTCCCCGCGATGGTCTCCCGACGGCAGCAAGCTGGCCTTCACGTCTTACAAGGAAAGCAACCCGGACCTTTACATCCTTGACGTGGTGACCCGCAGAATCAGGAAGATTCTCGACTACCGGGGGATCAACCTGTCCGGCTCCTGGTCCCCCGACAGCCGCCGGCTGCTGGTTACCCTGAGCAAAGACGGAAACGAGGAGATTTACATCCTCGACACGGCCACCTATATGTCCCGCCGGATCACCTTCAGTTCGTCCATCGACATCTCCCCCGCCTGGTCTCCCGACGGCGGGCGGATTGCCTTTGTATCCAACCGGGCCGGCTCCCCCCAGATCTACCTGATGAATGCCGACGGCAGCAACGTCCGCCGGCTCACCTACGAGGGAAGGTACAACACATCCCCGTCCTGGTCCCCCAAAGGAAAGCGCATCGCCTTCGAGGGTATGGCCGGCGGCCGGTTCCAGATCTTCACCATCGACGAGGACGGGTCCAACCTCCTGCAGCTCACCTTCGACCGGGGCGACAACGAATCGCCCTCCTGGTCGCCCGACGGCCGCTACATCGTCTTCAGCTCCCGCTCGGGAGGAGGGAGAATCCTGGTGATGAATGTCAACGGGACAAATGTCCGGACACTCCAGGACGGGGGGGGGGCCTCGCCGTCCTGGTCGCCGCGGCTGAAGTGA
- a CDS encoding sulfite exporter TauE/SafE family protein, giving the protein MPPETVFWILLIAFFAGLVQGFTGFGSILLSLPLVMLWLDVRTAVPVTSLFGALLTVGLVIPLWRHFDWRKFLPLLLGSLPGIPLGVMLLVHLHALWIQRFVGLVLLLYSLWGFFLASPRTRELGGVWPYGFGFLGGLFGGAISASGPPVIVYVTLQPWSKDDLKATLQGFFLFSGIVVIFFQAREGLMTGQVLQLFVYSIIPILAGTWLGHTLYGRLGERSYRSVVFAMLGLLGIFTLVRSL; this is encoded by the coding sequence ATGCCGCCTGAGACCGTCTTCTGGATTCTCCTGATCGCCTTTTTCGCCGGACTGGTTCAAGGATTCACCGGCTTCGGCTCAATCCTTCTGTCGCTGCCGCTTGTCATGCTCTGGCTGGACGTGCGGACGGCGGTGCCGGTGACCAGTCTTTTCGGCGCGCTCCTGACAGTCGGACTTGTCATTCCCCTCTGGCGCCACTTCGACTGGCGGAAGTTCCTGCCCCTCCTCCTTGGCAGCCTTCCCGGCATTCCCCTCGGCGTCATGCTTCTTGTCCACCTGCATGCCCTCTGGATCCAGCGGTTTGTCGGGCTTGTCCTTCTGCTTTACAGCCTCTGGGGATTTTTCCTGGCCTCACCGCGTACCCGGGAACTCGGAGGGGTGTGGCCCTACGGGTTCGGTTTTCTGGGGGGGCTGTTCGGGGGGGCCATCAGTGCCTCGGGACCGCCTGTCATCGTTTATGTCACGCTCCAGCCCTGGAGCAAGGATGACCTCAAGGCGACCCTGCAGGGATTCTTTCTGTTTTCGGGGATTGTCGTCATCTTCTTCCAGGCGAGGGAAGGGTTGATGACGGGGCAGGTGCTCCAGCTTTTCGTGTACTCCATCATTCCCATCCTGGCGGGCACCTGGCTGGGACACACCCTCTACGGCAGACTCGGCGAGCGCTCGTATCGCTCCGTTGTATTTGCCATGCTTGGTCTCCTGGGGATCTTCACGCTGGTTCGCTCTCTGTAG
- the mnmG gene encoding tRNA uridine-5-carboxymethylaminomethyl(34) synthesis enzyme MnmG — MRDYDIIVIGGGHAGCEAALAAARMGCDTLLFNINLDSVALMSCNPAIGGLAKGQLVKEIDALGGEMGRIADRTAVHFRLLNASKGPAVRSSRFQCDKQLYRLAMKAVVEREKRVHLLQSLVTGLCVEENRVTGVIDQAGVTYGGRAVVIATGTFLNGLIHIGTSRIPAGRAGEIASLDLAECLKSHGFETGRMKTGTPPRLRASSIDFSRLTRQDSDPEPEAFSYTTEALRKERLPSYFTATTEETRRIIGNNIRLSPLYSGTIRGISARYCPSLEDKIVRFGSRQSHPVVLEFEGLDTEEVYAKGLGNSMPPHLQERIVRSVPGLEAAEIMRYAYAIEYDFIQPTQLLPTLETKRLRGLYLAGQINGTSGYEEAAAQGLWAGINAACAVQGREPFILRRSEAYMGVLMDDLVTRGVDEPYRMFTSRAEYRLLLREDNAAIRLMGKGHELGLVPSDVYRDLQEKVRRIESGIKRLTSTRIYPVEETASKLQALGSSPLRNPVSLFDLLKREEIRYDDLAAFDGWEAIADRTVKRQIEIEAKYEGYIRRQREAVEKMKAQEEKSIPPSIDYDHVPGLSNELRAKLKAITPATIAQAGRIPGMTQSALASILIIMKKMKGPPADRRDDPSPRS; from the coding sequence GTGAGGGACTATGACATCATCGTGATCGGCGGCGGACACGCAGGCTGCGAAGCCGCCCTGGCGGCCGCCCGGATGGGATGCGACACCCTGCTGTTCAACATCAACCTGGATTCGGTGGCGCTGATGTCCTGCAATCCCGCCATCGGCGGGCTCGCAAAAGGCCAGCTTGTAAAGGAAATCGATGCCCTCGGGGGCGAGATGGGGCGCATCGCCGACCGGACAGCGGTGCACTTCCGGCTCCTGAACGCCTCCAAGGGGCCGGCCGTGCGATCCTCCCGGTTCCAGTGCGACAAGCAACTCTACCGCCTGGCCATGAAGGCGGTGGTGGAGCGGGAGAAACGGGTTCATCTCCTCCAGTCGCTGGTGACCGGCCTGTGCGTGGAAGAAAACCGCGTGACCGGCGTCATCGACCAGGCCGGCGTGACCTATGGCGGCCGCGCCGTCGTCATTGCCACGGGGACCTTCCTGAACGGCCTCATTCACATCGGCACCTCCCGGATCCCCGCCGGCAGGGCCGGGGAGATCGCCTCGCTGGATCTGGCGGAGTGCCTGAAGTCCCATGGCTTTGAAACGGGCCGGATGAAGACGGGAACGCCTCCCCGCCTCCGGGCCTCCTCCATCGACTTTTCCCGGCTGACCAGGCAGGACAGCGATCCGGAGCCGGAGGCCTTCTCCTATACGACGGAAGCGCTCAGGAAAGAGCGCCTGCCCTCCTATTTCACGGCCACGACAGAGGAAACACGCCGGATCATCGGCAATAACATCCGCCTGTCCCCCCTTTATTCGGGGACCATCCGGGGAATCAGCGCCCGCTACTGTCCGTCCCTCGAGGACAAGATCGTCCGCTTCGGGAGTCGGCAGAGCCATCCCGTGGTCCTCGAATTCGAAGGTCTCGACACGGAAGAGGTGTATGCCAAGGGGCTCGGCAATTCGATGCCGCCCCATCTCCAGGAGCGGATCGTCCGCAGCGTTCCCGGGCTGGAGGCGGCGGAGATCATGCGCTATGCCTATGCCATCGAATACGACTTCATCCAGCCCACACAGCTCCTGCCGACCCTGGAGACCAAGAGGCTCCGGGGGCTCTACCTGGCGGGCCAGATCAACGGGACCTCCGGGTATGAGGAGGCCGCCGCCCAGGGTCTGTGGGCCGGGATCAACGCCGCCTGCGCCGTCCAGGGACGGGAACCCTTCATCCTCCGCCGCTCCGAGGCTTACATGGGCGTGCTGATGGACGACCTGGTCACGAGGGGGGTGGACGAGCCCTACCGGATGTTCACCTCCCGGGCGGAATACCGGCTGCTCCTGCGGGAGGACAACGCCGCCATCCGCCTCATGGGCAAGGGACACGAACTCGGCCTGGTGCCGTCCGACGTTTACCGCGATCTTCAGGAAAAGGTCCGCCGGATCGAGTCCGGGATCAAGCGCCTGACTTCGACCAGAATCTACCCCGTGGAAGAAACCGCGAGCAAGCTTCAGGCACTCGGATCATCTCCCCTGCGCAATCCGGTCTCCCTCTTCGACCTCCTCAAGCGTGAAGAGATCCGGTACGACGACCTGGCCGCTTTCGACGGCTGGGAAGCCATTGCGGATCGAACGGTGAAGAGGCAGATCGAGATCGAGGCGAAGTACGAAGGCTACATCCGGCGCCAGCGTGAGGCCGTGGAAAAGATGAAGGCCCAGGAGGAGAAGTCCATCCCGCCGTCCATCGACTACGACCATGTCCCGGGCCTGTCCAATGAGCTCCGGGCAAAACTGAAAGCCATCACCCCGGCGACGATCGCCCAGGCGGGACGAATCCCCGGGATGACCCAGTCAGCCCTGGCCTCCATCCTGATCATCATGAAGAAGATGAAGGGGCCCCCCGCAGACCGCCGTGACGACCCGTCGCCCCGATCCTGA
- a CDS encoding ATP synthase F0 subunit C, producing MFGKFGKKLLTLFATVVALVVSSPAVWAAEAIPSGDNYTKVLFAAAAMLAAGIGVGLGAIGAGAGIGNAANGACMAVGRNPGVQGKIMTTMLVGMAMAESCVIYALVIGLVILYANPFAALIMK from the coding sequence ATGTTCGGGAAATTCGGGAAGAAACTGTTAACACTCTTCGCAACGGTGGTAGCTCTTGTTGTGTCATCTCCGGCTGTCTGGGCCGCAGAAGCGATTCCATCGGGCGATAACTACACGAAGGTTCTCTTTGCCGCGGCGGCTATGCTGGCGGCGGGTATCGGTGTCGGTCTCGGTGCCATCGGCGCCGGTGCGGGCATTGGCAATGCGGCGAACGGCGCTTGTATGGCCGTCGGTCGGAACCCCGGCGTCCAGGGAAAGATCATGACCACCATGCTGGTTGGTATGGCCATGGCCGAGTCCTGCGTCATTTATGCTCTGGTTATCGGACTGGTGATTCTGTACGCAAACCCCTTTGCAGCGCTCATCATGAAGTAA
- a CDS encoding cache domain-containing protein, whose amino-acid sequence MSEKNNDKQFFSVGKIFFLLVVIPLSLMAILIANGIFKVGDMARQGAVTVLDQKAQEEIKTRAISVAEEVASFLKEREKDVLVATIIPPTEGAYRDFMAKNVGALWVKKDGQIVRVFEPLYTEMAFIDNSGNETIRISGGKVVPRANLGNVSNPAGTTYKSEDYFTKAKALARGEVHVSHPAGWYVNKQDFAKGKRFEGVIRFATPVFDKSGASGVVELALDMRHLMKFTDNIIPTQSGYVLEADAATGNYAFMVDNRGLIISHPNDFHIAGLNADGTPVVPLTAENQAALTKKGEEVLDLNQLAFMDPNLPAIAKDAAAGNAGMKQYKFAGHEKFVAYAPIKYFASSYPKPAGFGWIGMGVDVGKFNVFATEAAKKIQSETKAWTTTIVIIIIVSVVLLFLIMALLTRGISRSIASEVPAGSESIVFDDDDD is encoded by the coding sequence ATGTCAGAAAAGAACAATGACAAGCAGTTCTTCTCTGTCGGTAAGATCTTCTTCCTGCTGGTCGTGATCCCTCTGTCCCTCATGGCAATTCTCATTGCCAACGGGATCTTCAAGGTGGGGGACATGGCGAGGCAAGGAGCGGTGACGGTCCTTGACCAGAAGGCGCAGGAGGAGATCAAGACGCGGGCCATCAGCGTTGCAGAGGAGGTTGCCAGTTTTCTGAAGGAACGGGAGAAGGACGTTCTGGTCGCCACGATCATCCCGCCGACGGAAGGAGCCTACAGGGACTTCATGGCGAAGAACGTGGGAGCCCTCTGGGTGAAGAAGGACGGGCAGATTGTCCGGGTCTTCGAGCCTCTGTACACAGAGATGGCGTTTATCGACAATTCGGGCAACGAGACGATCCGGATCTCCGGGGGCAAGGTTGTACCGAGGGCGAACCTCGGCAATGTGTCAAACCCGGCCGGAACCACCTACAAATCCGAAGATTATTTCACCAAGGCGAAGGCCCTGGCCCGCGGTGAGGTGCATGTGTCGCACCCCGCCGGCTGGTATGTAAACAAGCAGGATTTTGCCAAGGGCAAGCGCTTTGAGGGAGTTATCCGTTTTGCAACGCCCGTTTTTGACAAGTCGGGTGCAAGCGGAGTCGTGGAACTCGCGCTGGACATGCGTCACCTGATGAAGTTCACGGACAACATCATTCCCACTCAGTCGGGATATGTTCTTGAAGCGGACGCCGCAACGGGCAATTACGCCTTCATGGTGGACAACCGGGGACTCATCATTTCGCATCCCAATGATTTCCACATCGCCGGCCTGAATGCGGACGGAACACCGGTGGTCCCGCTGACGGCGGAAAATCAGGCCGCCCTGACGAAGAAGGGCGAAGAAGTTCTGGATCTGAACCAACTGGCCTTCATGGATCCCAATCTTCCGGCCATCGCCAAGGACGCGGCGGCCGGGAATGCGGGCATGAAGCAGTACAAGTTTGCCGGTCACGAAAAATTCGTGGCCTATGCCCCAATCAAGTACTTTGCCTCGTCCTATCCGAAGCCCGCCGGGTTCGGGTGGATCGGCATGGGCGTCGATGTCGGGAAGTTCAATGTCTTTGCAACGGAAGCAGCCAAGAAGATTCAGTCGGAGACGAAAGCCTGGACGACGACCATCGTCATCATCATCATCGTTTCCGTCGTTCTCCTCTTCCTTATCATGGCCCTGCTGACGAGAGGTATTTCCCGGTCCATCGCCTCGGAGGTTCCGGCAGGATCCGAGTCCATCGTGTTTGACGATGACGACGACTGA
- the ppsA gene encoding phosphoenolpyruvate synthase, which produces MKENKLVMWFDELELDDIPQVGGKNASLGEMRRELISKGVSIPDGYAITAHAYRYLLQSAGIIDKMGEVLADLDTHDMQNLAERGKKLRNLIYSAELPADLKDAILQAYKTLCDEYGENTDVAVRSSATAEDLPDASFAGQQETFLNVRGETQLIDACKRCFASLFTDRAISYRVDKGFDHMSIALSIGVQKMVRSDMAASGVIFSIDTESGFRNAILITGSYGLGETVVQGTVNPDEFYVFKPTLKLGARPILQKKLGAKEIKMIYATGKGDEGTKTVPVPVEDRRRFCLNDDEILTLARWTAIIEDHYSQKAGFFKPMDIEWGKDGVSGGLFILQARPETVQSQKDDAVLETFLLQETKTPLVTGTAVGSKIGAGPVHIIENVSDIKTFKKGEVLVTDMTDPDWEPIMKIAAAIVTNKGGRTCHAAIVSRELGVPCIVGSGTGTAALHGVKEATVSCAEGEVGRVYEGLLKFDVQRVNIQNMQRPKTQIMMNVGNPDDAFSLAAIPNDGIGLARLEFIINQFIRIHPMALIQFDRVTDPDLRKEITSLTHGYPNMPDFFVDKLAQGVAKIGAAFWPNDVIVRMSDFKSNEYANLIGGSFFENEEENPMIGFRGASRYYDERYRDAFALECEAMKKVRNDMGITNVKLMIPFCRTVEEGKRVIQVMADKGLVQGENGLELYMMVEIPSNVILIEEFGKIFDGFSIGSNDLTQLTLGLDRDSALVSHIFDERNQAVMDLVRIAITKSRKMGKKIGICGQAPSDYPEFAKFLVECGISSISLNSDTVIKTTLDILETEKSLGITK; this is translated from the coding sequence ATGAAAGAGAACAAATTGGTCATGTGGTTCGACGAACTGGAACTGGACGATATTCCTCAGGTAGGCGGGAAGAACGCCTCCCTCGGCGAGATGCGCCGGGAACTCATCTCCAAGGGCGTAAGTATCCCCGACGGATATGCCATAACCGCCCACGCATACCGCTACCTCCTCCAGTCAGCCGGAATTATAGACAAAATGGGAGAAGTCCTGGCCGATCTGGATACCCACGATATGCAGAACCTTGCCGAGAGAGGCAAGAAACTTCGCAACCTGATCTATTCAGCGGAACTGCCTGCCGACTTGAAAGACGCCATTCTCCAGGCCTATAAGACACTCTGCGATGAGTACGGAGAGAACACCGACGTAGCCGTCCGCAGCTCTGCCACGGCGGAAGACCTTCCCGATGCGAGCTTCGCCGGCCAGCAGGAGACCTTCCTGAATGTCCGCGGCGAGACCCAGTTGATCGATGCCTGCAAGCGCTGCTTTGCATCCCTCTTTACCGACCGCGCCATCAGCTACCGAGTCGACAAGGGATTCGACCACATGTCCATCGCCCTCTCCATCGGCGTGCAGAAAATGGTCCGCTCGGACATGGCGGCCTCTGGAGTTATCTTCTCCATCGATACCGAGTCGGGATTCCGGAATGCGATTCTCATCACGGGCTCCTACGGGCTCGGTGAAACGGTTGTCCAGGGGACCGTCAATCCTGATGAATTTTACGTCTTCAAGCCCACCCTGAAACTGGGGGCGCGTCCCATTCTCCAGAAGAAGCTGGGGGCCAAGGAAATCAAGATGATCTACGCCACCGGGAAGGGCGATGAAGGCACCAAGACGGTGCCCGTTCCCGTGGAGGACCGGCGGCGCTTCTGTCTCAATGACGACGAGATCCTGACGCTGGCCCGCTGGACCGCCATCATCGAGGACCATTACTCCCAGAAGGCCGGCTTCTTCAAGCCCATGGACATTGAATGGGGAAAGGACGGCGTCTCGGGCGGACTGTTCATCCTCCAGGCCAGGCCGGAGACGGTCCAGTCACAGAAAGACGATGCGGTCCTGGAGACCTTCCTCCTCCAGGAGACGAAGACCCCGCTGGTAACCGGGACGGCCGTCGGGTCCAAGATCGGGGCCGGCCCCGTGCATATCATCGAGAATGTGAGCGACATCAAAACGTTCAAGAAGGGCGAGGTGCTGGTCACGGACATGACGGACCCCGACTGGGAGCCCATCATGAAGATCGCCGCGGCCATTGTCACGAACAAGGGAGGCCGGACCTGCCATGCCGCCATCGTCAGCCGCGAGCTCGGCGTTCCCTGTATCGTCGGCAGTGGTACCGGTACGGCGGCTCTCCATGGAGTGAAGGAAGCGACGGTCTCCTGCGCCGAGGGCGAAGTCGGCCGGGTCTATGAAGGCCTGCTGAAATTCGACGTCCAGAGGGTCAACATCCAGAACATGCAGCGTCCCAAGACCCAGATCATGATGAATGTCGGCAATCCCGATGATGCATTCAGCCTTGCCGCCATCCCCAACGATGGAATCGGGCTGGCCCGGCTGGAGTTCATCATCAACCAGTTCATCCGCATCCACCCCATGGCGCTGATTCAATTCGACCGCGTCACGGACCCGGATCTCCGCAAGGAGATAACGAGCCTCACCCACGGCTATCCGAACATGCCGGACTTTTTCGTCGACAAGCTGGCGCAGGGCGTTGCCAAGATCGGCGCGGCCTTCTGGCCCAACGACGTCATCGTCCGGATGAGCGACTTCAAGAGCAACGAGTACGCGAACCTGATCGGCGGCTCCTTCTTTGAAAACGAGGAGGAGAACCCCATGATCGGCTTCCGCGGGGCATCCCGGTATTACGACGAGCGCTATCGCGACGCCTTTGCCCTGGAGTGCGAGGCCATGAAAAAGGTGCGCAACGACATGGGCATCACGAACGTCAAGTTGATGATCCCCTTCTGCCGTACCGTGGAAGAGGGCAAGCGGGTCATCCAGGTGATGGCCGACAAGGGACTGGTCCAGGGTGAAAACGGACTGGAGCTCTACATGATGGTGGAGATTCCCAGCAACGTGATCCTCATCGAGGAGTTCGGGAAGATCTTCGACGGCTTCTCCATCGGCTCCAACGACCTGACCCAGTTGACCCTCGGGCTGGACCGCGATTCCGCTCTCGTCAGCCACATCTTCGACGAGCGTAACCAGGCGGTGATGGACCTCGTGCGAATCGCCATCACCAAGTCCCGGAAGATGGGGAAAAAGATCGGCATCTGCGGGCAGGCCCCGAGTGACTATCCCGAGTTTGCCAAATTCCTCGTCGAATGCGGGATTTCCAGCATTTCCCTTAACTCCGACACGGTTATCAAGACAACCCTGGACATCCTGGAGACGGAGAAGTCGCTGGGCATTACGAAATAA